The Polypterus senegalus isolate Bchr_013 chromosome 9, ASM1683550v1, whole genome shotgun sequence genome includes a window with the following:
- the plekhg6 gene encoding pleckstrin homology domain-containing family G member 6 isoform X1 codes for MLEFSRPWKGVTKPVNQPNRSWDHSMLGNRPSSLLSSGISKEHWAEASGDGVTLKAYREFPAVQRQLSNQGTSLLSKLEENKGKWFTISSNQISGRDKTKKVPEYATISKAMSLASKYNRTALRSGLFNQGSTDKDPGRLQQLHNKLSSYSMLGMPKLSANLSTEWEVRRNDDSNVKLEPSWKDIVHGHENMSRKQSHLQEAVWELIYTEAAYLKKLRIVTDLFINGILNLHTCEILTEVQPHRLFSNLPEIIRAHRAFWEQIILPVLLEARKSRKPFDPRCLQPGFMTFSDRFSPYIQYCAAQEKCMEYARQEMEQNELFRIYVAWVETHKQCNRMRLSDMLARPHQRITKYPLLLKSILKRVEETETRDALQNMINKVEEFLHHINSKMQLHEEHQKLAAVAQRIDSYDVVETIGEEVDKHLREFSTLDLTAPMQAVGSQHVRQLLLEGYLKIREGKDSKTEMYTFLFSDLILFTKHQKKTDTAKVTRPPLMIDQAVCRQLKDPASFLLIYLNDFCCAVAAYVIQAQDSKICKQWIEAIHNAQRELIKMKGEESRRKEAEQRLVVKEQGAQAKDSEEGISLYRQVHKASESTRQQGRSDSLIIPQLLVTNDDEELLAVKNGNTVIRNQSDDADEPGSAETEPGAFPRIVNHRIRRQKPLKRPNRKMALLSSSEASTELPSTTGTSQQDIPTIANSDHSNPSLLCPQLTSRSLHALSTSNPDLPSSGTHLSMPDRMLRTQKWLSSSGLGHSSSDLFLRTQQQNTISGSQEAILSIPDFSLGQKSLSASELENKLNSYPRSKSLADTLLRAEAMDRDWGSRQGSEKGFSFSIAMSASDKGWSEDELFSDGEELEFVKGHAHSGTAFKAQSMDGGLEDDEEDEAPFDAEELAHIEKLHSRIREQCSPVFLDSTDTPWNEYRSSDHLESDNMVFQYNSQADDDDEEGEDNILGSREGVQRRLTISELHRIRGIDASEDTFTL; via the exons ATGCTGGAATTTTCACGACCGTGGAAAGGAGTGACAAAACCAGTCAACCAGCCCAACAGGAGCTGGGACCACAGCATGCTGGGTAACAGGCCATCAAGTCTGCTTTCCAGTGGGATAAGCAAAGAGCACTGGGCTGAAGCATCAGGTGACGGAGTTACACTCAAGGCTTACAGAGAGTTCCCTGCTGTACAAAGACAACTGAGCAACCAGGGGACATCTCTGCTTTCAAAGCTGGAGGAAAATAAAGGGAAATGGTTCACTATTTCCAGCAATCAG ATTTCAGGAAGGGATAAGACAAAGAAGGTCCCAGAATATGCCACAATTTCCAAAGCGATGTCTCTTGCTTCCAAATACAACCGCACAGCCCTGCGGAGTGGCCTGTTTAACCAAGGATCAACTGATAAG GATCCAGGTCGTCTACAACAGCTTCATAACAAGCTGAGTTCTTACAGCATGCTTGGAATGCCGAAACTATCTGCAAATCTAAGCACCGAATGGGAAGTGCGGAGGAATGATGATTCCAATGTAAAGCTGGAACCTTCTTGGAAAGACATTGTGCATGGTCACGAG AATATGAGCCGCAAACAGTCCCATTTACAGGAAGCAGTGTGGGAATTAATCTACACAGAAGCGGCTTACCTCAAGAAGCTACGTATTGTCACCGAT ctttttattaATGGGATTCTAAACCTCCATACATGTGAAATTTTGACAGAG GTTCAACCACATAGACTCTTCAGCAATCTCCCGGAGATCATTCGTGCTCACAGAGCCTTCTGGGAGCAAATCATTTTGCCAGTACTGCTTGAAGCAAGGAAGAGCCGAAAGCCTTTTGACCCCCGATGTCTACAGCCTGGCTTCATGACA ttctctGATAGGTTTTCCCCCTATATTCAATACTGTGCTGCACAAGAGAAATGCATGGAATACGCAAGGCAAGAAATGGAGCAAAATGAGTTGTTTCGGATTTATGTGGCA TGGGTGGAAACACACAAACAGTGCAATCGAATGCGCCTGAGTGACATGCTTGCTCGCCCACATCAGCGCATCACCAAATATCCACTGCTGCTAAAGTCCATTTTAAAGAGAGTGGAAGAAACTGAGACCAGGGATGCCTTACAAAACATG ATCAATAAAGTTGAGGAATTCTTGCATCACATCAACTCCAAGATGCAACTCCACGAAGAGCACCAGAAATTGGCTGCTGTGGCACAGAGAATTGACAGTTACGATGTAGTGGAAACCATtggggaggaggtggacaag CACCTCAGAGAGTTCAGCACACTGGACCTGACAGCACCAATGCAAGCAGTGGGATCACAGCATGTTCGGCAGCTGCTCCTGGAGGGATACCTAAAGATTCGGGAGGGCAAGGACAGCAAG ACAGAGATGTACACTTTCCTGTTCTCTGACCTTATCCTCTTTACCAAACATCAGAAGAAGACTGATACGGCCAAGGTAACAAGGCCACCCTTAATGATTGATCAAGCTGTTTGTCGCCAATTGAAAGACCCAG CAAGCTTTCTTCTTATTTACCTCAATGATTTTTGCTGTGCTGTTGCTGCCTATGTAATTCAAGCACAAGATTCAAAAATCTGCAAGCAGTGGATTGAAGCTATTCACAATGCACAG AGGGAATTGATCAAGATGAAAGGGGAAGAATCTCGTCGAAAAGAGGCAGAGCAGCGTTTGGTTGTAAAGGAGCAGGGGGCTCAAGCAAAAGACTCAGAAGAAGGCATTTCTCTATATAGACAAGTCCACAAAGCATCTGAAAG CACAAGACAACAAGGAAGAAGCGACAGCCTCATCATCCCACAACTCCTGGTTACAAATGACGATGAGGAACTGCTGGCAGTGAAGAATGGAAACACTGTAATCCgcaaccaatcagatgatgcagATGAACCTGGGTCAGCAGAAACAGAACCTGGAGCTTTCCCTCGAATAGTAAATCACCGTATTCGCCgccaaaaacctttaaaaagacCTAATAGAAAGATGGCTCTTCTAAGTAGCAGTGAAGCCTCAACTGAGTTGCCAAGTACCACAGGTACCTCACAGCAGGATATTCCCACAATTGCAAATTCTGACCATTCTAATCCTTCATTATTATGTCCTCAGTTGACTTCAAGGTCTTTACATGCATTGTCTACCTCTAATCCTGACCTGCCATCATCTGGAACTCACCTTTCAATGCCTGATAGGATGCTGAGGACACAGAAGTGGTTGTCCAGCTCTGGTCTAGGCCATTCATCTTCGGACTTATTTTTAAGGACTCAGCAGCAAAACACCATTTCAGGTTCTCAAGAGGCAATACTTTCAATTCCTGATTTTTCccttggacaaaaatctttgtcTGCTTCTGAGCTGGAGAACAAACTTAATTCTTACCCACGCTCTAAGTCTTTAGCAGACACACTGCTTAGAGCTGAGGCCATGGACAGAGACTGGGGAAGCCGGCAAGGCTCAGAAAAGGGCTTTTCCTTCAGCATAGCTATGTCAGCCTCAGACAAAGGATGGAGTGAGGATGAACTGTTCTCAGATGGGGAAGAACTTGAATTTGTCAAAGGCCATGCCCATTCTGGCACAGCATTCAAGGCACAATCCATGGATGGTGGGCTAGAAGATGATGAGGAAGATGAAGCACCATTTGATGCTGAAGAGTTAGCACACATAGAGAAACTGCATAGTCGTATAAG
- the plekhg6 gene encoding pleckstrin homology domain-containing family G member 6 isoform X3, protein MSLASKYNRTALRSGLFNQGSTDKDPGRLQQLHNKLSSYSMLGMPKLSANLSTEWEVRRNDDSNVKLEPSWKDIVHGHENMSRKQSHLQEAVWELIYTEAAYLKKLRIVTDLFINGILNLHTCEILTEVQPHRLFSNLPEIIRAHRAFWEQIILPVLLEARKSRKPFDPRCLQPGFMTFSDRFSPYIQYCAAQEKCMEYARQEMEQNELFRIYVAWVETHKQCNRMRLSDMLARPHQRITKYPLLLKSILKRVEETETRDALQNMINKVEEFLHHINSKMQLHEEHQKLAAVAQRIDSYDVVETIGEEVDKHLREFSTLDLTAPMQAVGSQHVRQLLLEGYLKIREGKDSKTEMYTFLFSDLILFTKHQKKTDTAKVTRPPLMIDQAVCRQLKDPASFLLIYLNDFCCAVAAYVIQAQDSKICKQWIEAIHNAQRELIKMKGEESRRKEAEQRLVVKEQGAQAKDSEEGISLYRQVHKASESTRQQGRSDSLIIPQLLVTNDDEELLAVKNGNTVIRNQSDDADEPGSAETEPGAFPRIVNHRIRRQKPLKRPNRKMALLSSSEASTELPSTTGTSQQDIPTIANSDHSNPSLLCPQLTSRSLHALSTSNPDLPSSGTHLSMPDRMLRTQKWLSSSGLGHSSSDLFLRTQQQNTISGSQEAILSIPDFSLGQKSLSASELENKLNSYPRSKSLADTLLRAEAMDRDWGSRQGSEKGFSFSIAMSASDKGWSEDELFSDGEELEFVKGHAHSGTAFKAQSMDGGLEDDEEDEAPFDAEELAHIEKLHSRIREQCSPVFLDSTDTPWNEYRSSDHLESDNMVFQYNSQADDDDEEGEDNILGSREGVQRRLTISELHRIRGIDASEDTFTL, encoded by the exons ATGTCTCTTGCTTCCAAATACAACCGCACAGCCCTGCGGAGTGGCCTGTTTAACCAAGGATCAACTGATAAG GATCCAGGTCGTCTACAACAGCTTCATAACAAGCTGAGTTCTTACAGCATGCTTGGAATGCCGAAACTATCTGCAAATCTAAGCACCGAATGGGAAGTGCGGAGGAATGATGATTCCAATGTAAAGCTGGAACCTTCTTGGAAAGACATTGTGCATGGTCACGAG AATATGAGCCGCAAACAGTCCCATTTACAGGAAGCAGTGTGGGAATTAATCTACACAGAAGCGGCTTACCTCAAGAAGCTACGTATTGTCACCGAT ctttttattaATGGGATTCTAAACCTCCATACATGTGAAATTTTGACAGAG GTTCAACCACATAGACTCTTCAGCAATCTCCCGGAGATCATTCGTGCTCACAGAGCCTTCTGGGAGCAAATCATTTTGCCAGTACTGCTTGAAGCAAGGAAGAGCCGAAAGCCTTTTGACCCCCGATGTCTACAGCCTGGCTTCATGACA ttctctGATAGGTTTTCCCCCTATATTCAATACTGTGCTGCACAAGAGAAATGCATGGAATACGCAAGGCAAGAAATGGAGCAAAATGAGTTGTTTCGGATTTATGTGGCA TGGGTGGAAACACACAAACAGTGCAATCGAATGCGCCTGAGTGACATGCTTGCTCGCCCACATCAGCGCATCACCAAATATCCACTGCTGCTAAAGTCCATTTTAAAGAGAGTGGAAGAAACTGAGACCAGGGATGCCTTACAAAACATG ATCAATAAAGTTGAGGAATTCTTGCATCACATCAACTCCAAGATGCAACTCCACGAAGAGCACCAGAAATTGGCTGCTGTGGCACAGAGAATTGACAGTTACGATGTAGTGGAAACCATtggggaggaggtggacaag CACCTCAGAGAGTTCAGCACACTGGACCTGACAGCACCAATGCAAGCAGTGGGATCACAGCATGTTCGGCAGCTGCTCCTGGAGGGATACCTAAAGATTCGGGAGGGCAAGGACAGCAAG ACAGAGATGTACACTTTCCTGTTCTCTGACCTTATCCTCTTTACCAAACATCAGAAGAAGACTGATACGGCCAAGGTAACAAGGCCACCCTTAATGATTGATCAAGCTGTTTGTCGCCAATTGAAAGACCCAG CAAGCTTTCTTCTTATTTACCTCAATGATTTTTGCTGTGCTGTTGCTGCCTATGTAATTCAAGCACAAGATTCAAAAATCTGCAAGCAGTGGATTGAAGCTATTCACAATGCACAG AGGGAATTGATCAAGATGAAAGGGGAAGAATCTCGTCGAAAAGAGGCAGAGCAGCGTTTGGTTGTAAAGGAGCAGGGGGCTCAAGCAAAAGACTCAGAAGAAGGCATTTCTCTATATAGACAAGTCCACAAAGCATCTGAAAG CACAAGACAACAAGGAAGAAGCGACAGCCTCATCATCCCACAACTCCTGGTTACAAATGACGATGAGGAACTGCTGGCAGTGAAGAATGGAAACACTGTAATCCgcaaccaatcagatgatgcagATGAACCTGGGTCAGCAGAAACAGAACCTGGAGCTTTCCCTCGAATAGTAAATCACCGTATTCGCCgccaaaaacctttaaaaagacCTAATAGAAAGATGGCTCTTCTAAGTAGCAGTGAAGCCTCAACTGAGTTGCCAAGTACCACAGGTACCTCACAGCAGGATATTCCCACAATTGCAAATTCTGACCATTCTAATCCTTCATTATTATGTCCTCAGTTGACTTCAAGGTCTTTACATGCATTGTCTACCTCTAATCCTGACCTGCCATCATCTGGAACTCACCTTTCAATGCCTGATAGGATGCTGAGGACACAGAAGTGGTTGTCCAGCTCTGGTCTAGGCCATTCATCTTCGGACTTATTTTTAAGGACTCAGCAGCAAAACACCATTTCAGGTTCTCAAGAGGCAATACTTTCAATTCCTGATTTTTCccttggacaaaaatctttgtcTGCTTCTGAGCTGGAGAACAAACTTAATTCTTACCCACGCTCTAAGTCTTTAGCAGACACACTGCTTAGAGCTGAGGCCATGGACAGAGACTGGGGAAGCCGGCAAGGCTCAGAAAAGGGCTTTTCCTTCAGCATAGCTATGTCAGCCTCAGACAAAGGATGGAGTGAGGATGAACTGTTCTCAGATGGGGAAGAACTTGAATTTGTCAAAGGCCATGCCCATTCTGGCACAGCATTCAAGGCACAATCCATGGATGGTGGGCTAGAAGATGATGAGGAAGATGAAGCACCATTTGATGCTGAAGAGTTAGCACACATAGAGAAACTGCATAGTCGTATAAG
- the plekhg6 gene encoding pleckstrin homology domain-containing family G member 6 isoform X2, which produces MKAPEISGRDKTKKVPEYATISKAMSLASKYNRTALRSGLFNQGSTDKDPGRLQQLHNKLSSYSMLGMPKLSANLSTEWEVRRNDDSNVKLEPSWKDIVHGHENMSRKQSHLQEAVWELIYTEAAYLKKLRIVTDLFINGILNLHTCEILTEVQPHRLFSNLPEIIRAHRAFWEQIILPVLLEARKSRKPFDPRCLQPGFMTFSDRFSPYIQYCAAQEKCMEYARQEMEQNELFRIYVAWVETHKQCNRMRLSDMLARPHQRITKYPLLLKSILKRVEETETRDALQNMINKVEEFLHHINSKMQLHEEHQKLAAVAQRIDSYDVVETIGEEVDKHLREFSTLDLTAPMQAVGSQHVRQLLLEGYLKIREGKDSKTEMYTFLFSDLILFTKHQKKTDTAKVTRPPLMIDQAVCRQLKDPASFLLIYLNDFCCAVAAYVIQAQDSKICKQWIEAIHNAQRELIKMKGEESRRKEAEQRLVVKEQGAQAKDSEEGISLYRQVHKASESTRQQGRSDSLIIPQLLVTNDDEELLAVKNGNTVIRNQSDDADEPGSAETEPGAFPRIVNHRIRRQKPLKRPNRKMALLSSSEASTELPSTTGTSQQDIPTIANSDHSNPSLLCPQLTSRSLHALSTSNPDLPSSGTHLSMPDRMLRTQKWLSSSGLGHSSSDLFLRTQQQNTISGSQEAILSIPDFSLGQKSLSASELENKLNSYPRSKSLADTLLRAEAMDRDWGSRQGSEKGFSFSIAMSASDKGWSEDELFSDGEELEFVKGHAHSGTAFKAQSMDGGLEDDEEDEAPFDAEELAHIEKLHSRIREQCSPVFLDSTDTPWNEYRSSDHLESDNMVFQYNSQADDDDEEGEDNILGSREGVQRRLTISELHRIRGIDASEDTFTL; this is translated from the exons ATTTCAGGAAGGGATAAGACAAAGAAGGTCCCAGAATATGCCACAATTTCCAAAGCGATGTCTCTTGCTTCCAAATACAACCGCACAGCCCTGCGGAGTGGCCTGTTTAACCAAGGATCAACTGATAAG GATCCAGGTCGTCTACAACAGCTTCATAACAAGCTGAGTTCTTACAGCATGCTTGGAATGCCGAAACTATCTGCAAATCTAAGCACCGAATGGGAAGTGCGGAGGAATGATGATTCCAATGTAAAGCTGGAACCTTCTTGGAAAGACATTGTGCATGGTCACGAG AATATGAGCCGCAAACAGTCCCATTTACAGGAAGCAGTGTGGGAATTAATCTACACAGAAGCGGCTTACCTCAAGAAGCTACGTATTGTCACCGAT ctttttattaATGGGATTCTAAACCTCCATACATGTGAAATTTTGACAGAG GTTCAACCACATAGACTCTTCAGCAATCTCCCGGAGATCATTCGTGCTCACAGAGCCTTCTGGGAGCAAATCATTTTGCCAGTACTGCTTGAAGCAAGGAAGAGCCGAAAGCCTTTTGACCCCCGATGTCTACAGCCTGGCTTCATGACA ttctctGATAGGTTTTCCCCCTATATTCAATACTGTGCTGCACAAGAGAAATGCATGGAATACGCAAGGCAAGAAATGGAGCAAAATGAGTTGTTTCGGATTTATGTGGCA TGGGTGGAAACACACAAACAGTGCAATCGAATGCGCCTGAGTGACATGCTTGCTCGCCCACATCAGCGCATCACCAAATATCCACTGCTGCTAAAGTCCATTTTAAAGAGAGTGGAAGAAACTGAGACCAGGGATGCCTTACAAAACATG ATCAATAAAGTTGAGGAATTCTTGCATCACATCAACTCCAAGATGCAACTCCACGAAGAGCACCAGAAATTGGCTGCTGTGGCACAGAGAATTGACAGTTACGATGTAGTGGAAACCATtggggaggaggtggacaag CACCTCAGAGAGTTCAGCACACTGGACCTGACAGCACCAATGCAAGCAGTGGGATCACAGCATGTTCGGCAGCTGCTCCTGGAGGGATACCTAAAGATTCGGGAGGGCAAGGACAGCAAG ACAGAGATGTACACTTTCCTGTTCTCTGACCTTATCCTCTTTACCAAACATCAGAAGAAGACTGATACGGCCAAGGTAACAAGGCCACCCTTAATGATTGATCAAGCTGTTTGTCGCCAATTGAAAGACCCAG CAAGCTTTCTTCTTATTTACCTCAATGATTTTTGCTGTGCTGTTGCTGCCTATGTAATTCAAGCACAAGATTCAAAAATCTGCAAGCAGTGGATTGAAGCTATTCACAATGCACAG AGGGAATTGATCAAGATGAAAGGGGAAGAATCTCGTCGAAAAGAGGCAGAGCAGCGTTTGGTTGTAAAGGAGCAGGGGGCTCAAGCAAAAGACTCAGAAGAAGGCATTTCTCTATATAGACAAGTCCACAAAGCATCTGAAAG CACAAGACAACAAGGAAGAAGCGACAGCCTCATCATCCCACAACTCCTGGTTACAAATGACGATGAGGAACTGCTGGCAGTGAAGAATGGAAACACTGTAATCCgcaaccaatcagatgatgcagATGAACCTGGGTCAGCAGAAACAGAACCTGGAGCTTTCCCTCGAATAGTAAATCACCGTATTCGCCgccaaaaacctttaaaaagacCTAATAGAAAGATGGCTCTTCTAAGTAGCAGTGAAGCCTCAACTGAGTTGCCAAGTACCACAGGTACCTCACAGCAGGATATTCCCACAATTGCAAATTCTGACCATTCTAATCCTTCATTATTATGTCCTCAGTTGACTTCAAGGTCTTTACATGCATTGTCTACCTCTAATCCTGACCTGCCATCATCTGGAACTCACCTTTCAATGCCTGATAGGATGCTGAGGACACAGAAGTGGTTGTCCAGCTCTGGTCTAGGCCATTCATCTTCGGACTTATTTTTAAGGACTCAGCAGCAAAACACCATTTCAGGTTCTCAAGAGGCAATACTTTCAATTCCTGATTTTTCccttggacaaaaatctttgtcTGCTTCTGAGCTGGAGAACAAACTTAATTCTTACCCACGCTCTAAGTCTTTAGCAGACACACTGCTTAGAGCTGAGGCCATGGACAGAGACTGGGGAAGCCGGCAAGGCTCAGAAAAGGGCTTTTCCTTCAGCATAGCTATGTCAGCCTCAGACAAAGGATGGAGTGAGGATGAACTGTTCTCAGATGGGGAAGAACTTGAATTTGTCAAAGGCCATGCCCATTCTGGCACAGCATTCAAGGCACAATCCATGGATGGTGGGCTAGAAGATGATGAGGAAGATGAAGCACCATTTGATGCTGAAGAGTTAGCACACATAGAGAAACTGCATAGTCGTATAAG